CGAGATGGCGGACGATCCCGGAGACGGATGTCGGCGAGGGCACCAGATGCCGGGCACCGTCGGCGTCGCCGAGCCCCCGGGCCTTGAGGACCACCGTTCCCCGGAGGTAATCCAGGAACCCCTCCAGCGTGGTCCTCTCGTCCTCGGCCAGGGGAGGGAGCGGGCGCGGGGGAGTCGTCATGCGACCACAGTAGCGACCCGTGCAGCCTCAGAGCCCGAGGGAGTACGTCCTGCCGCGGCCGAGCAGGGCGAAACCGCGACGAGAGAGGAATTCGTACCCCTGCGGCGTGGCATTCACCACGAGGTGCACGGCGCCTGCTTCGCCCGCAGCCCGTGCGGTCGCGCTCAGCAACGCGGTGGCGAGCCCACGGCGCTGGTAGGCGGGCAGCACCTCGAGGTGGTGGATCCCGCCGAGCTGCCGCAGCCCGGCGACACCGGAGGGGTGGAACGAGTACCCGGCGCCCGAGATGTTGCCACCCGTCACGTCGCGGGTCACGGCGTGCCAGGCCTGCCGCGGCTCCGACCGGACCACCCGCAGTTCCTGCTCGAGCGGCCCCGTGTAGTCGGGCACCTCGATGGTGAGGGCCGCGGCGTCGTCCCCGGAGCGGACGACGTCGGCGACCGGCGCGGTCATCCACCACGGCTGCCAGCTCGGTTCGAACCCGAGGGCATCGAGTTCGACGGCGTTCACCGCGCTGTTCAGCCACACCCGGACGGATGTGGCGCCGAGCCGCATACCCTCGGCCAGTGCCGGGCGCACGGCATGGGCGCTGACGGTCTGGGGGAACATCATCATCAGTTCCCGCCGGGCGGGCAGCCACACCCAGGTGCAGCCGTGCGTGGAGAAGGTCCTCCCGCCCGTGGCGGCCGCCAGCGCCGCGTACCAGGCGGCCTGGAGCCGCTGGCACTGGGCGATCGTCACCATCCGGTGCCGCCCCGGATCGGGCTCACGCGAGGCCGCGGCGCACGAGCAGCGGATGGAGGTCCGCATCGCGCCCACGGAACCGGCGGAAGGCCTCCAGCGGGTCGATGCTGTTGCCCCGCGAGAGCAGTTCGCGCCGGAAATGATCGCCGTTCTCGCGTGTCAGGCCGCCGGAGGACTTGAACCACTCGACGGTGTCGGCGTCGAGCATCTCGCTCCAGATGTAGGCGTAGTAGGAGGCGGCGTAGCCGCCCGCGAAGATGTGCTTGAAGTACGAGGTGCGGTAGCGGGGCGGCACGGGTGCGAAGTCGATGCCCGCTTCCGCGAGCGCCGCCGCCTCGAACGCCAGCGGGTCCTCGATGACCGTGCCCGCTGGGATGGAATGCCACGCGAGGTCGAGCAGCGTGGCACCGAGGTAGGCGGTCGTCTCGAAGCCCTCGCCCCAGGCGCCTGCCGCGTGGATGCGGTCGATGACGTCCTGGGGGAGCGCCTCCCCGGTCTCGTGGTGGTGCGCGTAGTGCGCGACGACCTCGGGCCACAGGATCCACATCTCGTTGACCTGCGAGGGGTACTCGACGAAGTCGCGCGGAACGGACGTCCCGGCGAACAT
This genomic interval from Arthrobacter agilis contains the following:
- a CDS encoding GNAT family N-acetyltransferase, with protein sequence MRTSIRCSCAAASREPDPGRHRMVTIAQCQRLQAAWYAALAAATGGRTFSTHGCTWVWLPARRELMMMFPQTVSAHAVRPALAEGMRLGATSVRVWLNSAVNAVELDALGFEPSWQPWWMTAPVADVVRSGDDAAALTIEVPDYTGPLEQELRVVRSEPRQAWHAVTRDVTGGNISGAGYSFHPSGVAGLRQLGGIHHLEVLPAYQRRGLATALLSATARAAGEAGAVHLVVNATPQGYEFLSRRGFALLGRGRTYSLGL